From the Raphanus sativus cultivar WK10039 unplaced genomic scaffold, ASM80110v3 Scaffold0428, whole genome shotgun sequence genome, the window TGTAGATAGCTGCCAGAAGTGTTAGCTGGCCACCTTGGGCGATAAACACGATAaaccaaattattaaaagatCATTAGTAAACAATTAATTTGATCACGTGTTTGATTACTACGAGAAAGACTTCAGATTTGCATTATTTCACGTCctttccaaaataaataaaacaatttattaagATAGCAAACCATtgattcttgacagaagaataCTCACTGAGTAACAACAATGGCAGCAGCAACTTCCATCGTTGACTTTGAAAACGGTTTCATCTTTATCATCCTTTGCCTCTTTTCATATCTCTGTtactatttcttcttcttcaagaaaCCAAATGACTCACAAGAAGGCTGTGCTCATCTGCCTCCCAGCCCTCCATCGCTTCCAATCATCGGTCATCttcaccttctcatctctcTTCTACTCCACAAATCTTTACAGAAACTGTCCACCAAGTACGGACCAATCATCTATCTTCGTGTCTTAAATGTCCCCATAGTCCTCGTCTCCTCTGCCTCGGTAGTCCATGAGATCTTTAGGGCGCAAGACATGAACGTTTCCACTCGCAGCCTACCTACGAACGAAGGGTCTCTTTTCTTTGGATCTTACGGGTTCGTCACTGCTCCTTATGGAGATTACTGGAAATCCATAAAGAAGCTCATCACCACCAAGCTCCTTGGACCTCAGGCTCTAGAGAGGTCACGAGGGGTCCGTGCAGATGAGGTAAATCGGTTTTACTTGAATCTTGCAGACAAGGCAAGGAAGAAAGAGAGCGTTGAGATTGGTGAGGAAGCTAGGAAGCTAATAACCAGCAACATGTGCAAGATGCTTGTGGGAATTAAGAGTGATGATCAAGTAGAGAAAGTGAGGTGCTTAGTGGCTGAAACAGATGTCATGTCAAAGAAGTTTGTCTTCGCGGCCATCTTGCGCAAGCCGCTTGCCAGGCTCGGTATCTCACTTTTCAAAAAGGATTTAGCGAGTATTTCCCGCAGGTACGACGAGGTGTTGGAGAAGATTCTTGTGGAATACGAAGAGGAGCATAATCAAAGTAGTGAGGTTTTGGACCTACTATTGGAAGCTTGTCAAGAGTCTAATATTACTAGGAACCATATCAAGGCCTTGTTtgtggtaaaaataaaatttatatatatatatatatatatatatatatatatatttaatgttttatcaagatctttatcaaaaaaaaaagttttatcaAGACTAAGGAATATTTATGCGCCTCTACAGGATCTTTTCATTGCAGGTACTGACACCTCAACGAACACTATACAGTGGACCATGGCAGAGATTTTCAACAACCCgaagatacttgagagactgAGAGAAGAAATTGATTCGGTTATAGAGAATAATAATACTACAAGGTTGATTCAGGAAACAGATCTGCCAAACCTTCCGTATTTGCAAGCTGTCGTCAAGGAAGGACTGAGATTGCACCCACCGGCACCTCTTGTGTTAAGGAGCTTCCAAGAAGGATGTAAGGTCAGGGGCTTTGATGTGTTGGAGAAGACAACACTTATCGTTAACTGCTATGCTGTGATGAGAGATCCTGATATCTGGGAATACCCTGAGGAGTTCAAGCCTGAGAGGTTTTTGCCTTCTTCCTCAGGATCATTTCAAGAGGAAGTCTAAAATACGTTCCTTTCGGGGCGGAAGGAGAGGCTGTCCTGGATCAAATCTAGCTTATCTTTCTGTAGGAACCGCAGTTGGAGTCATGGTGCAGTGTTTTGATTGGAAAATCCAAGTAGATAAGGTTAACATGGAAGAGGCTCGTGGAACAATGACGTTGAGTATGGCTCATCCCCTTAAGTGCACTCCTCTTCTTCGAAATGTAAACCCTTTGCCTTCCATTCCCTAGATTTCCAGTCTGAGTGGGTTCCAGATGACGGTGACTATGGCTCCTCATCCCCTTGAGTGCATTATTTAACTAAACATATCTctgtttatgttatttaaattatgttatgtaatttttctaaaaataagaaaataaattatcaaatatcttttataatattatttgagaatcaGATTCGTGTGTGTCGcgtttatattagtttttaatgATTGATTGCATTAATActcttaataaattaaaaatattatatttaaatatattattattttttatttagttttctttttaaaatttttcatataacatatatattaaaaagaaacatctataaattttaaaaatcgattttaaaaatgaaaatgtctgtatatataatatgatttaattaaaaaggaaatttcacaatatagtaatattctattttaaaatattcttaaataacataaaatatacttttgaagtaattaAATACTTgttttatatctattgtttcttagatgaaaaatatatatttgtatataatgtgatttcataaaaacaaatttcagaaaaataattttgatattagaaatttttttttttttaaaaacattaattttaaacaatacaaaatatattttcaaagtaatagaaatattttgatatatctatctaatttctgagatgattacataaaataattaagtaacataaactgatatatgtttaactgactaaaaatagtttataaaataactatgtttaattttttcataaataagtTAGATCATTGATTTTTTCGAAAATTAAAAAACtcatttaatttcaaaaagtttttaaaatacttttatgttattttatgaGTAACAAGAGCAACGGCTAGACGGTGACGATAATCGTCAAGATGGTGAAGATCAACGGCGGCGGAGAGACGAGCTCCGACAGCGAGTAGAAGGCGAAGTAGTAGTGttttatatgatgttttaattttttgggaTGTTTAATGTTGTTCCCCTTTTTAATTTCGTTCAAAGATGTTTTAAGTTTTCTAGAatgtttaatgttatttttctttcaagAACTcctgtcttttatttttaagttggTCTCTAATCTAATATTTTAGTTTCGTAATCTTTTATTATCTCAGTCTAATTTTTTGTTATCCTGAATGAACCTCTGTTTAAGCATTTAAACAGAGATAATAATTCACTAAGCAGGAGCATGGGCTGATAGTCTTACTAACATAAGCATGGGCGATCTACTTTCTGAAGTGCCCGATGACATAGATTGCGATTGTGTGGATCCACCAACCACTAAGGGTTCACATTGCCTCCTTGGAAATGTTTCATTTGCCTCTGACTCGTTTCATGCTGCTCATATACTAAGACACCAGAACAAGCCAAGTGCTCCACCACCGGTTACTTTTGGCTATGTATCACTATGGGATGATGAAGATACACGTGACACCTTCTCCTTCCGTTTTGCAGATTCCCCAACTTGGCTAATGTTGCTTCTCCTGGTAGAGTAAACGGAGAGCCTTCTCAATTTGTGGAGGTCAACTATATCAATCACAAAGTACTCACAAAAGAAACTGATTCTTTACTTTTTGTAACATCTCTTAGGCTACATCTGGCGATGAGGGGGCTTGTAACCCTCCTGGAAGATCCAATGGAAGAGGTTCCAACTTCCAACAGACGCTTTGGGCTCTCAAGGGAAGCGTCTTGGTGGGCTTGGGGATGTATATTGGGTAAATCTCGAAATCTTGGCTTTTCCAAAATGAAAAGAACATGTATATTCTAAACCGCTTCTTTCACTTTTCTTTGCAGCCTGATTCATTAGGACCACTTGATCTAGACACTAGATCTTCAAAGTATACCGAAGATTTGAACCTTAGTGAGAGCCTTGGGGGCCTGAGCCGTTTGATAGCTACCAGCCTTGATGCGTTTCAAAACTGTTCGCTTTTTGGGTTTGACAGCAAGAAGGACAAGTCTAACATGATCTGATATGGAACCAAAGCGAAAGCTTGTGGGGGTCAAAATGTTGATAGTTGGAAAAGAAAGCGACTCTTTTGgctttaaaagaagaaaaccttTATCTTTAACTCATAGCTTCACTGTACAAAAATCTGATGTAATTTATAAACTCTTTCTTTACACATTCTTCCGTATTGATACATGTTTTGATGTGTACACTTGACGTTTTTTACATGATTAGTTTGTTATCACTcggtttacttttctttttttatagaaGTTAAAAACTTCATTGTCCAGACTATACCGAGTGTAAGTTACACCTGTAACTTCACATTCTCAACATTATTCTTAAAAGTGTGTGTGTTTTGCTGGAGATACATtcgacaattttttttttcttaagttgtattttatataattaaatccCAAAAGGCATCCAAAGTCCATTACATTCGACAATTAGTGTAGTATAAGTAAAACCGTCTTACACAAAACTCCATGTCTCCATACCATCATGTTAAGTGAGAACTTTCCTGGGTTTCCAACTTAAACCTGATTAATAAATAACCTAAATTTCTTATGTATGATCTCAACATAACCCGTGAGGACGTGATATATCTGAAGAGATGATGAGTTATTCAAACAACTGAAAGAGACTAAAAGAATAGGGGATTCGTTGATCAAACTGTAACAAAAATACTCCACATTGAGTATCTTGTAACCAATAAGTCGATTTCGTCCTCTCATTTCATTGTTGGTTTTAGAGAGATTCTTAtcctaattatatatatatatataaatattctcCACTCGTTAATCAAAATAGTTTTAAGATCCACACTTAatatttcttttcctttttttttctacatGACATCTCTCACCGACTAGTCAAAAATCTTAGAATGAATTTGACTAAGATCACGTGGGCTCGTGTAGGTCGTACTGAACttcttttcataattatttcCTATCCCTGTTCTCGCCAACTTCATTTCTTCATTGCGTCAGTCAATGTTTTTACTCCATCATATCTCTTTCGATTCTATGGTTGGAAATTTTCTGTATATATTCAGAGTTTGCAGCCGCACTAAATGATTTGTAAGCGTGTGGAATAATAGTCCTCCAAAAATAATCTCTCACCATCATTAGTAGAGTAATATAATCACTTAGCATGCTTTTGTTTTTGGAAAGTCAGCATCACTTAGGTTACCTTTATATAGATTTGTAAAGCGTGTAGAAAGTATAGTCATTGACATAATTTAAATCTGAACCTTAGTTATAGAGTAATATAACTattatcttctttctttttttttttgctgaagaAGGCAAATGCAGAGttgttggttggttggttggttgatatacatattattaagtagatgcttttgtttttgtcaGCATCACTTAGGTTACTATTTATACAGTTTGAAAGCGTGAAACTAAAACAGTTACTGAGAATAGTTAATGTTGTCTTAACCTGACTAAATCGAGTAATATGATCCCTTAATTAGTTTGCATTTTTGTGTGTCAACATACTGAACTGATTAATCTGTATATGCGTGGATTGTAGATGGTGATTGATTGACTCTTAATGTCCAAGTTAGTATGACTTTTGGATCTCATTCATGCGTTTTCCCATCCTTTAACTTCAAGATAAATAACCATAGTATTTACTCGTCTTACGGTTTTACATGGTCCCCTTATTTAATATAGCAGAAATTTTAGTATCAACCCGATTTATTATATTACTGAcaataaacaatattatatagTAATTCAGAAAATATAAGCAAATGAACAGACGAATTTAtacataattttcttatatattgaaGGAAAAGTCATTTGCATATCAAGCTAGAGAATGAAGAAAGGACAAGAACATCACTCGCAGAAGAGACGGGGTCTGTGCATGAGTATATGATGACTTTGATGAGTTTTATATTCTGAAGCAGAGAATTTTTCTATCTTTAGAATATATGATAGCTtctatttttattcttattcaGTGATTTAACATACAAACATTTAATTAATCCTTGgctttaaattaacaaaaatgaagaaaagaaaaataaaaagagcaaaaaaggccaaaaaattaaacaaaataaaagactaAAAACACAAAAGGCGAGAATTTTTCCACGTTTCCTCTATTTCCGGTACTTGATGGCTTCAGGCTGATTGCTTTGGCAGAAAACACGTCACTGGTTTTTGTCCAACTGTAGATTATGATGGAAAATTTTGCAGAAAAAcctcaaaataataaatttgcaAAGAACTCTTAAATTAAATTGAAATGGTTAAACAACAATTCTTGTTATTAAAAATCTGGAACACATATCactaattttaaacataatattatatgaaGTTGCAaccaaaaatatgttttaacccaaaagaagttttttttgcttaaatccAAAAAAGAAGTTGCACGCGAAACGTATGCAAAAGCTACCCATTGGCCACTGGAActaacaaaacaaacacacgGTTTAACCTTTCCAGGTTACACAGAcagatatatgtatatatcatttTAGAAATATGAAGATGAGGGCCTAagataaccaaaaaaaaaacgtttgcATGCATTATGTGGATTTTGGATTCAGATAATGACACAATAAGTACGTGCAAGAATCTACTAAATTACATGTCTTTTGAGcggaaaatataataaaagcaGAATAATGCTAATTaattagaaaatgaaaacaatttatCCGAAAACAACAATCAAGAGTCGTTTGGGTCGTGGTTGTTGTCACGCCAGCAGACTAACATAGCGATGCAACGGCGAAGAATATAAAACTTGGTTCTTTGTTTCTTCACGACATGACTGCACTTTTGCCCGAACGTTTGGCAAGGCTCACAGGTGCTATTCTCCTCTGGTGCCATTGATTGTTTCTTCTCTTAGTGCATACAACTAAGcttaaagaacaaaaaagaatcGCAAGAAGATTTCTGCAT encodes:
- the LOC108845339 gene encoding LOW QUALITY PROTEIN: cytochrome P450 705A22-like (The sequence of the model RefSeq protein was modified relative to this genomic sequence to represent the inferred CDS: inserted 2 bases in 2 codons) — encoded protein: MAAATSIVDFENGFIFIILCLFSYLCYYFFFFKKPNDSQEGCAHLPPSPPSLPIIGHLHLLISLLLHKSLQKLSTKYGPIIYLRVLNVPIVLVSSASVVHEIFRAQDMNVSTRSLPTNEGSLFFGSYGFVTAPYGDYWKSIKKLITTKLLGPQALERSRGVRADEVNRFYLNLADKARKKESVEIGEEARKLITSNMCKMLVGIKSDDQVEKVRCLVAETDVMSKKFVFAAILRKPLARLGISLFKKDLASISRRYDEVLEKILVEYEEEHNQSSEVLDLLLEACQESNITRNHIKALFVDLFIAGTDTSTNTIQWTMAEIFNNPKILERLREEIDSVIENNNTTRLIQETDLPNLPYLQAVVKEGLRLHPPAPLVLRSFQEGCKVRGFDVLEKTTLIVNCYAVMRDPDIWEYPEEFKPERFLPSSSGSFQEEXLKYVPFGXGRRGCPGSNLAYLSVGTAVGVMVQCFDWKIQVDKVNMEEARGTMTLSMAHPLKCTPLLRNVNPLPSIP
- the LOC108844347 gene encoding small polypeptide DEVIL 16-like is translated as MAPEENSTCEPCQTFGQKCSHVVKKQRTKFYILRRCIAMLVCWRDNNHDPNDS